A genomic region of Prionailurus bengalensis isolate Pbe53 chromosome D1, Fcat_Pben_1.1_paternal_pri, whole genome shotgun sequence contains the following coding sequences:
- the GVQW3 gene encoding protein GVQW3 gives MSDRYLEQRISIKFCVKLNKSASETHHLLKEAYGDEVMSRARVFDWHKRFKEGREDVRDDARSGRPVTHRTDENIQKVKDLVCSNRRLTVRMMAEELNLDKETVRLILKENLNMRKVSAKVLSGILKDEPQPGKLDFRSDLSKETRKNSSCVRKKITSSETWTHLQCEAGGEIPLPVSHPQNHFPASQLLHASSSTSLPTRAAQDWFTPW, from the coding sequence ATGAGTGACCGCTATCTAGAACAAAGGATTAGTATCAAATTTTGCGTCAAATTGAACAAGTCTGCAAGTGAGACCCACCACCTTTTAAAAGAAGCTTATGGGGATGAAGTCATGTCCAGGGCCAGAGTTTTCGACTGGCACAAAAGGTTTAAAGAAGGGCGGGAAGACGTTCGAGATGACGCCCGAAGTGGCCGTCCAGTCACCCACCGGACGGATGAAAATATTCAGAAGGTCAAGGACTTGGTTTGTTCAAACAGGCGGTTGACAGTGAGGATGATGGCCGAAGAGTTAAATTTAGATAAAGAAACTGTTAGACTCATTCTGAAAGAAAACTTGAATATGAGAAAAGTTTCTGCAAAAGTCCTATCAGGTATTTTGAAGGATGAACCTCAGCCTGGGAAACTTGACTTTCGGTCTGATCTTTCAAAGGAAACTAGGAAAAATAGCTCGTGTGTAAGGAAAAAGATAACAAGTTCTGAAACATGGACTCATCTCCAGTGTGAAGCTGGCGGGGAGATACCTCTGCCTGTATCTCATCCCCAGAACCACTTCCCTGCCAGCCAGCTTCTGCATGCTTCATCATCAACAAGCCTTCCCACCAGAGCAGCTCAGGACTGGTTCACACCATGGTGA